One segment of Pseudoalteromonas rubra DNA contains the following:
- a CDS encoding M48 family metallopeptidase: MNYLQYFQHYPPSLQAQIKALLEPNKLTNYFRHKYPQGHQLQHTQALYDYCHVYKNKYLKNVPRLHRVNYAKGRDLMTGTLGHHSQTRKQHGGKVKIRYEIVLSQLVKHAPEAVLRALVVHELAHFKELDHNKAFYQLCCHMEPDYHQLELDLRLFIVLDKLGSNFYQSPAQRL, encoded by the coding sequence ATGAACTATTTGCAGTACTTTCAACACTATCCGCCCAGCTTGCAAGCACAGATCAAGGCCTTGCTGGAGCCCAATAAACTCACTAACTATTTTAGACATAAATATCCACAAGGCCATCAGCTGCAACATACACAGGCACTTTACGATTACTGTCATGTTTACAAAAACAAATACCTGAAAAATGTACCCCGCCTACATAGAGTCAACTATGCAAAAGGCCGGGATCTAATGACGGGAACTCTGGGACATCACAGCCAGACGCGCAAGCAACATGGCGGAAAAGTCAAAATACGCTATGAAATTGTACTTTCTCAGCTGGTGAAACATGCTCCGGAGGCGGTATTAAGAGCACTGGTTGTTCACGAGCTTGCACATTTTAAAGAGTTGGATCATAACAAAGCATTTTATCAGCTTTGTTGTCATATGGAGCCAGATTATCATCAACTGGAGCTGGATCTCAGGCTGTTTATTGTACTAGATAAACTGGGCAGTAACTTTTATCAAAGCCCCGCCCAGCGCCTTTAG
- a CDS encoding M48 family metallopeptidase: MNKKIIAATVLALALAGCKTSPTGRTQIALYSEQQMDKMGVASFEQMKQEQAIERNADTNRYVKCIADALIAQLPAQYAQQQWEVIVFKEPSANAFALPGGKIGVHTGLLDVAKNQHQLAAVMGHEVGHVIAEHANERVSQNSLLQLGLQAGNAALEMGNVQYRNAIMQGLGLGAQYGIALPFSRAHESEADVIGLDLMAKAGFKPEGAVELWQNMEKAGGERPMEFLSTHPSPQNRIAMLQSKMAQANTLAANAKRQGRNPSCQ; the protein is encoded by the coding sequence ATGAATAAAAAAATCATAGCCGCAACCGTTTTAGCCTTAGCGCTGGCAGGTTGCAAAACTTCCCCGACAGGGCGTACTCAGATAGCCCTGTATTCAGAGCAGCAGATGGATAAAATGGGTGTGGCGAGCTTTGAGCAAATGAAGCAGGAGCAGGCCATAGAACGTAATGCCGATACAAATCGTTATGTTAAGTGCATTGCAGATGCATTGATCGCGCAGTTACCTGCGCAGTATGCTCAGCAGCAATGGGAAGTGATTGTCTTTAAAGAGCCCAGTGCGAATGCATTTGCCCTGCCAGGCGGCAAGATTGGGGTCCATACCGGGCTGTTGGATGTGGCCAAAAATCAACATCAGCTCGCAGCTGTGATGGGCCACGAAGTCGGTCATGTGATTGCCGAACATGCCAACGAACGGGTATCTCAAAACAGCTTACTACAGCTTGGGTTGCAGGCTGGCAATGCGGCGCTCGAAATGGGCAATGTGCAGTATCGGAATGCCATCATGCAGGGCCTGGGGTTAGGCGCTCAATATGGAATAGCGCTACCATTTAGCCGCGCTCATGAAAGTGAAGCAGATGTCATTGGACTTGATCTGATGGCAAAAGCCGGGTTTAAGCCAGAGGGCGCTGTTGAATTGTGGCAAAATATGGAGAAGGCAGGGGGAGAGCGCCCGATGGAGTTTTTATCAACGCACCCATCGCCGCAAAACAGGATAGCTATGCTGCAAAGTAAGATGGCGCAGGCAAATACCCTGGCTGCGAATGCTAAGCGGCAGGGGCGTAATCCATCTTGCCAGTAA
- the recN gene encoding DNA repair protein RecN, translated as MLISLQIKNFAIVNELTIDWRSGMTAITGETGAGKSIAIDALSLCLGERADVASIRPGAAKAEISAQFDIKQLPYAQQFLSDLMLDDEEQNCILRRVVMQNGRSKSFINGNSVTAAQLKELGQRLIAIHGQHAHQLLLKPDHQLGLLDAYAGHDTLLHAVRAQYQHYHTLQKEHAELIKQQQAQAAKKQLLEYQVQELDEFALEEGEYEQIETEHTRLSHSQTLAESCQRELMCLSEQDDQTVLGQLQHSVQTFIELSNYDPKLQEISQLLGEAAVQLEEGCRELRAYGENIEQDPERLQSVEDRLAQAMALSRKHQINPELLHQHHQQLHEELASICSNNERIEDLQHEIAEALHAYQISAAQLSESRAQAALTLNDLISESMHELSMENGQFAIQLSQHEDRRPNELGMDQIEFLVSTNPGQPLQALAKVASGGELSRISLAIQVIIANRVTTPTLIFDEVDVGISGPTASQVGKQLRLLGKSTQVICVTHLPQVACSGHHQFFVSKRVEGGETFTSMLPLVQEQRIDEIARLLGGDKISSTTLASAKELLEVQGA; from the coding sequence ATGCTTATCAGTCTGCAAATTAAAAACTTTGCCATTGTTAACGAACTAACCATCGACTGGCGCTCAGGTATGACCGCTATCACAGGTGAAACCGGAGCGGGTAAATCCATTGCGATCGATGCATTATCTTTGTGTTTGGGTGAACGCGCGGATGTTGCCAGTATTCGTCCGGGTGCCGCCAAAGCAGAGATTTCCGCTCAATTTGATATCAAGCAGCTCCCCTACGCACAGCAATTTCTGAGTGATCTCATGTTGGATGATGAAGAGCAAAACTGCATATTGCGTCGAGTCGTCATGCAAAATGGCCGTAGTAAGAGCTTTATAAATGGCAATTCAGTGACCGCGGCCCAGTTAAAAGAGCTAGGCCAACGCCTCATCGCCATCCACGGTCAGCACGCTCACCAGCTATTGCTCAAGCCTGATCACCAACTCGGGTTACTGGATGCCTACGCCGGGCACGACACTTTACTACATGCTGTACGCGCTCAGTACCAGCACTATCACACGCTGCAAAAAGAACATGCCGAGCTTATTAAACAGCAACAAGCACAGGCTGCCAAAAAGCAGCTGCTTGAATACCAGGTTCAGGAGCTGGATGAATTCGCTTTGGAAGAGGGTGAGTATGAGCAGATTGAAACTGAGCATACACGGCTAAGCCATAGCCAAACGCTGGCTGAAAGCTGCCAACGCGAATTAATGTGCCTGTCAGAACAGGACGACCAGACAGTATTAGGCCAGCTGCAACATAGCGTACAGACTTTTATTGAACTGAGTAATTATGACCCCAAATTGCAAGAGATCAGTCAGCTATTGGGAGAAGCCGCGGTGCAACTCGAAGAAGGCTGTCGGGAGCTACGCGCTTATGGTGAAAACATAGAGCAAGACCCGGAGCGCCTACAGAGCGTCGAAGACAGGCTGGCACAGGCCATGGCCTTGTCACGTAAACATCAAATCAACCCAGAGCTACTGCACCAGCATCATCAGCAGTTACATGAAGAGCTGGCTTCCATTTGCTCTAACAACGAACGCATTGAAGATCTGCAACACGAAATAGCGGAGGCACTGCACGCCTATCAGATCTCAGCAGCACAGCTTAGCGAAAGCCGAGCACAGGCGGCACTGACGTTAAACGATCTGATCAGTGAAAGCATGCATGAACTGTCAATGGAAAACGGCCAGTTTGCGATTCAACTCAGTCAACATGAAGATCGACGCCCCAATGAGCTGGGCATGGATCAAATTGAGTTTCTGGTTTCGACCAACCCAGGCCAACCTCTGCAAGCACTGGCCAAAGTGGCCTCCGGGGGTGAACTATCGCGGATCAGCCTGGCCATTCAGGTGATTATCGCAAATCGCGTGACCACCCCCACCCTGATTTTCGATGAAGTCGATGTGGGAATCTCAGGCCCAACCGCTTCTCAGGTCGGTAAACAACTACGCTTACTTGGTAAGTCAACTCAGGTTATCTGTGTGACACACCTGCCTCAGGTTGCCTGTAGCGGCCATCATCAGTTCTTTGTATCCAAGCGTGTTGAGGGCGGGGAAACCTTTACGTCTATGCTCCCACTGGTGCAGGAGCAACGCATTGATGAAATAGCCCGCTTGCTTGGTGGTGACAAAATCAGCAGCACCACACTTGCCAGTGCTAAAGAGCTGCTTGAGGTGCAGGGGGCATAA
- a CDS encoding GFA family protein, with translation MYQASCLCGAVKLELNGSISSIIHCHCSLCRKSSGTAYATNGFVDRDALQIVSGAEHIRHYAFKPGRLRHFCGVCASPLFSSNEDNPHKLRLRLGLLDSDISERPMSHNYVTSKANWEELDASLPRYEAKEPGRE, from the coding sequence ATGTATCAGGCCAGTTGTTTATGTGGTGCGGTTAAACTGGAGTTAAACGGATCCATCTCGAGCATCATTCATTGTCACTGTTCTTTGTGCCGTAAATCCTCGGGCACAGCTTATGCGACGAATGGATTTGTCGATCGTGATGCACTGCAGATCGTCTCCGGAGCGGAACATATTCGTCATTATGCTTTTAAACCCGGCAGACTACGGCATTTTTGTGGGGTTTGTGCATCGCCTTTATTCAGTTCCAATGAGGACAACCCTCACAAGCTCAGGCTGCGGCTCGGGCTTCTTGATTCTGATATTTCGGAACGACCTATGTCGCATAATTATGTGACGTCGAAAGCAAACTGGGAAGAGTTGGATGCCAGCTTACCTCGCTATGAGGCTAAAGAGCCGGGCAGAGAATGA
- the grpE gene encoding nucleotide exchange factor GrpE, whose amino-acid sequence MSEQTKAQEQEQELVQEDVQENTAEQAEPAQESAQTEQAELSPEEEIAGLYAELEAAKQTIEGQKDSVVRAAADSENVRRRAAQDVEKAQKFALEKFSNELLPVVDNLERAIEFADKENEATKSILEGIEMTLKSFNDALAKFGVEALSPQGEAFNPELHQAMSIQPSNDVSPNTVLAVMQKGYTLNGRLLRPAMVMVSKAAD is encoded by the coding sequence ATGTCTGAGCAGACAAAAGCCCAAGAGCAGGAACAAGAGTTAGTGCAAGAAGACGTACAGGAAAATACGGCTGAGCAAGCAGAACCAGCGCAAGAGAGTGCACAAACTGAGCAAGCTGAGTTGAGCCCAGAAGAAGAGATTGCAGGTTTGTATGCAGAGCTGGAAGCGGCGAAACAAACTATTGAAGGTCAGAAAGACAGTGTGGTACGTGCCGCTGCTGATTCTGAAAATGTCCGTCGCCGTGCCGCTCAGGATGTAGAAAAAGCACAGAAATTTGCATTGGAAAAGTTTTCAAATGAGTTGCTACCTGTGGTTGACAACTTAGAGCGCGCCATTGAGTTTGCTGATAAAGAAAACGAAGCGACTAAGTCAATTTTAGAAGGCATCGAAATGACATTAAAATCGTTCAATGATGCACTGGCTAAGTTTGGTGTTGAAGCCCTAAGCCCACAAGGGGAAGCATTTAACCCTGAACTGCATCAGGCAATGTCAATTCAGCCGAGCAATGATGTGTCGCCGAACACAGTATTAGCTGTGATGCAAAAAGGCTATACATTAAACGGCCGTTTGCTTCGCCCAGCTATGGTGATGGTGTCAAAAGCGGCTGACTAA
- a CDS encoding FAD-dependent oxidoreductase yields the protein MSENVYQFIDVQRIDPRKKPITTRKSSFVEIYEPFSKQQVSSQADRCLDCGNPYCEWKCPVHNYIPQWLKLIRTGRIQEAAELSHRTNSLPEVCGRVCPQDRLCEGSCTLNDEFGAVTIGNIEKYITDTAFAQGWKPDMSYVTWTDKKVAIIGAGPAGLGCADILVRNGVKPVVFDRNPEIGGLLTFGIPSFKLEKSVMEKRREIFTEMGVEFCLNTEIGTDISMDELLSQYDAVFIGVGTYQYMRAGLDNEDADQVYDALPFLIGNTNRVMGYDEHKQAYIDMAGKRVVVLGGGDTAMDCVRTSVRQGAKSVTCAYRRDEANMPGSRREVKNAKEEGVKFSFNVQPKGIELDQNGKVTGVRMVRTELGEPDENGRRRAQEVSGSEHLIEADAVIMAFGFKPHNLDWLAAYDVAINEWGGIVAPEKGAFTHQTSNEKIFAGGDAVRGSDLVVTAIFEGRNAAEGIMDYLGV from the coding sequence ATGAGCGAAAATGTCTATCAATTTATCGATGTTCAGCGCATCGACCCGAGAAAGAAGCCAATCACGACGCGTAAGAGCTCTTTCGTTGAAATTTACGAACCATTTTCTAAGCAGCAGGTTAGCTCGCAAGCCGATCGTTGCCTGGATTGTGGTAATCCCTATTGCGAGTGGAAGTGTCCGGTGCACAACTATATTCCGCAGTGGCTTAAATTGATCCGTACGGGCAGGATCCAGGAAGCTGCGGAGTTGTCGCACCGGACCAATAGCTTGCCGGAAGTGTGCGGTCGGGTTTGCCCACAAGACAGGCTTTGCGAAGGCTCATGCACATTGAACGATGAGTTCGGTGCCGTGACCATAGGTAATATTGAGAAATACATCACTGACACTGCATTTGCACAGGGCTGGAAGCCCGATATGTCTTATGTGACCTGGACCGATAAAAAAGTGGCCATCATTGGCGCGGGCCCTGCAGGGCTCGGTTGTGCCGATATTCTGGTACGTAATGGGGTGAAACCTGTGGTATTTGATCGCAACCCAGAGATCGGCGGTTTGCTGACGTTTGGCATACCATCATTCAAGCTGGAAAAATCGGTGATGGAGAAACGTCGAGAGATATTTACGGAAATGGGTGTGGAGTTTTGTCTGAATACTGAAATTGGCACAGACATTAGCATGGATGAACTGCTATCTCAGTATGATGCGGTGTTTATCGGCGTGGGTACCTATCAGTACATGCGTGCCGGGCTGGACAATGAAGATGCAGATCAGGTGTATGATGCACTGCCGTTTCTGATTGGTAATACCAACCGGGTGATGGGATACGACGAGCATAAGCAGGCGTATATCGACATGGCCGGTAAACGTGTGGTGGTGTTAGGTGGCGGTGATACCGCGATGGACTGTGTGCGCACTTCTGTGCGTCAGGGCGCAAAGTCGGTAACCTGTGCATATCGCCGTGACGAAGCCAATATGCCGGGATCACGCCGTGAGGTAAAAAACGCCAAAGAGGAGGGGGTTAAGTTTAGCTTTAACGTTCAGCCCAAAGGCATCGAATTAGACCAAAACGGTAAGGTAACAGGTGTACGCATGGTCCGAACTGAACTGGGTGAGCCAGACGAGAACGGACGCAGACGGGCACAGGAAGTCTCTGGTTCAGAGCACCTGATTGAAGCTGATGCGGTGATCATGGCGTTTGGCTTTAAACCTCATAACCTTGACTGGCTTGCAGCGTATGACGTTGCCATCAATGAGTGGGGCGGTATCGTTGCCCCTGAAAAAGGCGCGTTCACACATCAAACTAGCAATGAAAAAATCTTCGCAGGTGGCGATGCGGTACGTGGTTCTGACTTGGTGGTCACAGCTATCTTCGAAGGCCGTAATGCTGCAGAGGGGATCATGGACTATCTTGGGGTATAA
- a CDS encoding HrcA family transcriptional regulator, with protein sequence MKLSARDKQVFSAVMSLYCNGEGHPVASSKIAKLKGMAVCSATVRNAMARLENQGLLFSPHTSAGRVPSDLGIKYWLQEYFGLDEIAPYWEPEREQLTGFAHTLSQKYQVCCIVGLPQVSEQTIFRVEVLDFDRKHWLVLLIDRTGQSNNILINKPESNSDQVRYQFAAWMNTVFSQQTLKEGLHRMRAMAKSAMADCRGSLMQWSRELSLQLGTDNSIVVGERYLYNRLEGNNELNLGVSFLHQVEDHLAFKNGLSVLLGSELSYLNLERFFVLSVPYFTASEYQSRFCLICPADAPIEAIIGEFTQIPKKEA encoded by the coding sequence ATGAAACTTAGTGCACGTGATAAACAAGTCTTCTCTGCCGTAATGAGCCTTTATTGTAATGGTGAAGGCCACCCTGTGGCATCGAGTAAGATAGCAAAACTAAAGGGTATGGCGGTGTGCTCTGCGACAGTGCGCAATGCCATGGCACGCCTCGAAAACCAGGGGTTGCTTTTTTCTCCTCATACATCGGCAGGGCGGGTTCCTTCCGATCTGGGGATCAAATACTGGCTACAGGAGTATTTCGGGCTTGATGAGATTGCGCCTTATTGGGAGCCTGAGCGTGAGCAACTCACAGGCTTTGCCCATACGTTAAGCCAAAAATACCAGGTGTGTTGTATTGTTGGTTTACCACAGGTGAGTGAGCAGACCATTTTCCGGGTCGAGGTATTAGATTTTGACCGTAAGCACTGGCTGGTATTACTGATTGACCGCACAGGCCAGTCCAATAATATTCTGATCAATAAACCGGAGTCGAATTCAGACCAGGTGCGCTATCAGTTTGCGGCCTGGATGAATACGGTATTTAGTCAGCAAACGCTTAAAGAAGGGTTACACAGAATGCGGGCGATGGCTAAAAGTGCGATGGCCGACTGCCGGGGCTCTTTGATGCAATGGAGCCGTGAGTTAAGTTTGCAGCTGGGCACAGATAACAGCATTGTGGTTGGAGAACGCTATCTGTATAACCGCCTGGAAGGGAACAACGAACTGAATCTGGGTGTGAGTTTTTTGCATCAGGTAGAGGATCATCTGGCATTTAAAAATGGCCTGTCCGTGTTACTTGGTAGTGAACTTAGCTATTTGAATTTAGAGCGATTTTTTGTTCTGAGTGTGCCTTATTTTACGGCCAGCGAATACCAGAGTCGTTTTTGTTTGATTTGTCCGGCCGATGCGCCAATTGAAGCAATTATCGGTGAATTTACGCAAATCCCCAAAAAAGAAGCTTGA
- the nadK gene encoding NAD(+) kinase encodes MSTPFNTIGLIGKPNHDGAALTLQRLYTFLQALGYEVFVEQRVGKQIADLPDSHILDVVALGERCDLAVVVGGDGNMLGAARVLARFDVAVIGVNRGNLGFLTDLDPDDFEAELEQVLSGKFVEEQRFLLEVEVFRHAELKSANLAVNEAVLHADKVAHMIEFEAFIDEQFVFSQRSDGLIVTTPTGSTAYSLSGGGPILTPELNAMALVPMFPHTLSSRPLVVDASKQVKLKLSPENTASLQVSCDSHVVLALLPGDEVVVKKAEKKLRLIHPDSYSYYNVLRQKLNWGSRLY; translated from the coding sequence ATGAGCACACCATTTAATACCATCGGCCTGATTGGAAAACCCAACCATGATGGCGCTGCCCTGACATTACAACGCCTGTACACTTTTTTGCAAGCACTTGGCTATGAAGTTTTTGTTGAGCAACGCGTTGGCAAGCAGATAGCAGATCTACCCGACTCACACATACTCGATGTGGTTGCGCTGGGCGAACGCTGCGACCTGGCTGTGGTAGTGGGTGGAGACGGCAATATGCTTGGGGCTGCCCGGGTGCTGGCCAGATTTGATGTGGCTGTGATAGGAGTGAACCGAGGCAACTTAGGATTTTTAACAGACCTTGATCCGGACGATTTTGAAGCAGAGTTAGAACAGGTGTTGAGTGGCAAATTTGTTGAAGAACAGCGTTTTTTACTGGAGGTTGAAGTATTTCGCCATGCCGAACTAAAGAGCGCCAACTTGGCGGTTAATGAAGCAGTGTTGCACGCCGATAAAGTGGCTCACATGATCGAATTCGAAGCCTTTATTGACGAGCAGTTTGTGTTTTCTCAGCGATCCGATGGCCTGATCGTCACCACACCAACAGGCTCCACTGCCTATTCGTTATCGGGCGGAGGTCCCATTTTGACCCCGGAACTCAATGCCATGGCACTCGTGCCTATGTTTCCACATACGTTATCAAGCCGGCCATTAGTGGTCGACGCCAGTAAACAGGTCAAACTCAAACTCAGCCCGGAGAATACCGCAAGCTTACAGGTCAGTTGCGACAGTCATGTAGTACTCGCACTGTTACCCGGAGATGAAGTAGTCGTAAAAAAAGCAGAGAAAAAGCTGCGCTTAATCCATCCTGACAGTTATTCCTACTACAATGTTCTGAGACAGAAATTAAATTGGGGCAGCAGGCTTTACTAA